One Nostoc sp. UHCC 0302 DNA window includes the following coding sequences:
- a CDS encoding AbrB family transcriptional regulator, with protein MPKQKKIEPLVGEELLKKVKELENLSKEEKAKQCGYYTVTKNGIERVNMMKFLNALIDAEGIQLDSTPSANGRGGRSASYRISVQSNGNLLIGSAYTKQMNLKPGDEFLITLGKKHIRLRQVDPEGQEDAEAIEATA; from the coding sequence ATGCCTAAACAGAAAAAAATTGAACCCCTAGTTGGTGAAGAACTGCTCAAAAAAGTCAAAGAGCTGGAGAACCTGAGCAAAGAAGAAAAAGCCAAGCAGTGCGGCTACTATACCGTTACCAAAAATGGTATAGAGCGAGTGAATATGATGAAATTCTTAAATGCCCTAATTGATGCCGAAGGTATTCAGTTGGACAGTACACCAAGTGCCAATGGGCGTGGTGGACGCAGCGCAAGCTATAGAATTAGTGTGCAATCGAATGGTAACTTACTGATCGGTTCAGCTTATACTAAACAGATGAATCTCAAACCTGGAGATGAGTTTCTCATCACTTTAGGGAAAAAGCATATTCGTCTCAGACAGGTAGATCCAGAAGGCCAGGAAGATGCCGAAGCAATAGAAGCTACAGCTTAA
- a CDS encoding chloride channel protein, with protein MTLLPPTQLRKVTEQPAFPTPSARLAELINRFQPSPETVVLFLAMLIGGGTGMGIVTFHYLIQLIHQLMLENLMGQIGVWGAWTLACVPTLGGLIVGLMRWRTQDFGPGLSSLIAVSQGKEVSRPLRPVTKMLAASVSLGSGASLGPEGPSVEIGANFGMLLSVILNVSQERLRLLLGAGAAAGLAAGFNAPIAGVFFALEVVMGTTSFATSAVSVVLLAAVVAALIAQIGLGAQPAFALPVYQVRSPLELPLYLGLGIGASLVSLTYTELIRLAKACFAGKVPGFEFLGRIPQPIHPIIGGVIVGVVALCFPQILGVGYETVEAMLQDVQFSLLLLVELLVLKLLMTAISTGSGFIGGLFAPAMFLGASFGSAYAHILAVLFPGISEYMAAPPAYAMVGMAAVLAGSVRAPLTAILMLFELTRDYRIVLPLMAAVGLSVWLVERLKPTFNSNSNLQQIGLAELKDEQVEIVQQILVEDAMQSCPKKLLATLGVLEAAVEMTRDRIRSALVIDENEQLVGIVSLEDINRVLSLWESYSNSSTEIQPNLSSQTLVDICTTEILYAWEDEPLSEALDRMALRGLHQLPVVARDKPDRILGLLEKEQIALTCNLAVTRKALRHHLPLLPSTDIVISH; from the coding sequence ATGACTCTCCTGCCTCCCACTCAACTGAGGAAGGTAACGGAACAACCTGCCTTTCCTACACCTTCCGCGCGTTTAGCCGAACTCATTAATCGTTTTCAACCATCACCAGAAACCGTTGTGCTTTTTTTAGCTATGCTAATTGGCGGTGGCACTGGTATGGGTATAGTTACGTTTCACTATTTGATCCAGCTAATTCACCAATTGATGCTGGAAAATTTGATGGGACAAATAGGTGTTTGGGGTGCTTGGACTTTAGCCTGTGTTCCTACTCTTGGCGGACTCATCGTCGGCTTGATGCGCTGGCGCACTCAAGACTTTGGGCCTGGACTGTCATCTCTCATCGCTGTCTCTCAGGGAAAAGAGGTCAGCCGACCACTACGACCAGTGACAAAAATGCTGGCTGCATCTGTCTCTTTGGGAAGCGGTGCTTCTTTGGGGCCAGAGGGGCCGAGTGTAGAAATAGGCGCAAACTTTGGGATGTTGTTGTCTGTAATTCTCAACGTATCTCAAGAACGACTGCGTTTGCTTTTGGGTGCTGGTGCTGCTGCTGGATTAGCAGCGGGATTTAATGCCCCAATTGCCGGAGTATTTTTTGCTCTAGAGGTAGTTATGGGAACTACATCTTTTGCAACTTCTGCTGTAAGTGTGGTGCTACTCGCAGCCGTGGTGGCGGCATTAATTGCTCAAATTGGTTTGGGAGCGCAACCTGCTTTTGCCTTACCTGTTTACCAAGTCCGCAGTCCTTTGGAATTACCTCTTTATCTGGGGTTGGGTATAGGGGCTAGTCTAGTTTCTCTAACTTATACTGAATTAATTCGTTTGGCTAAAGCTTGCTTTGCTGGAAAAGTTCCAGGTTTTGAGTTTTTGGGACGAATTCCTCAGCCGATTCATCCAATTATTGGCGGTGTCATCGTCGGCGTAGTTGCTTTGTGCTTCCCGCAAATTTTAGGTGTAGGTTATGAAACTGTAGAAGCAATGCTTCAAGATGTGCAGTTTTCGCTTTTGTTGTTGGTTGAACTATTAGTATTAAAGCTGTTAATGACAGCAATTAGTACTGGTAGCGGTTTCATCGGTGGTTTGTTTGCACCAGCGATGTTTTTAGGCGCTTCTTTTGGTTCAGCTTACGCCCATATTTTGGCTGTGCTATTTCCAGGAATTAGCGAATATATGGCTGCTCCTCCGGCTTATGCAATGGTGGGAATGGCAGCAGTTTTGGCAGGGAGTGTGAGAGCGCCGTTAACAGCTATTTTGATGCTATTTGAATTAACTCGTGACTACCGCATTGTTTTACCATTAATGGCAGCTGTGGGTTTGAGTGTTTGGCTAGTGGAGAGGCTGAAGCCAACTTTTAACTCTAACTCCAATCTTCAGCAAATTGGTCTTGCTGAGTTGAAAGATGAACAAGTTGAAATTGTCCAGCAAATTTTAGTTGAGGATGCAATGCAATCCTGTCCTAAAAAGTTACTTGCAACCCTTGGGGTATTGGAAGCAGCTGTAGAAATGACACGCGATCGCATTCGCAGTGCTTTAGTAATAGATGAAAACGAACAATTAGTTGGTATTGTTTCTCTAGAAGATATTAACCGCGTACTTTCTCTGTGGGAAAGTTACTCAAATTCGTCTACTGAAATTCAGCCTAATCTATCTAGTCAAACTCTTGTAGACATTTGTACTACTGAAATCCTTTATGCTTGGGAAGATGAACCTTTATCTGAAGCTTTAGACCGGATGGCGCTTCGTGGTTTGCATCAATTACCAGTGGTCGCTAGAGACAAACCCGATCGCATTTTAGGTTTATTAGAAAAAGAGCAAATTGCATTAACCTGCAATTTAGCAGTAACGCGTAAGGCACTTCGCCACCATTTACCACTTCTACCTTCAACAGATATAGTCATTAGTCATTAG
- the cbiB gene encoding adenosylcobinamide-phosphate synthase CbiB, whose protein sequence is MASGVALIIAALLDYLIGDPWGWPHPVQVMGWVISRFTKCSLQLCHNSVTQRLAGISLGIILIIGSGGIGWLIIQSARWLHPLLGIALESILLASCFAGRSLRAAAVAVLQPLTAGNLEEARKTLSNYVGRDTQNLLEPEILRAILETVTENATDGVMAPLFYAIVGVFIPVIGAAPLALAYKASSTLDSMVGYREAPYTYLGWFSARLEDYLTWLPCRLTVITLALLSQKPLYVWRICHRDAVSDPSPNSGWSECAYAAILGVQMGGINWYRGVAKHKPLLGDAIYPITPTSIQNALQLTRYCFLLWLGVAIAIFLILINR, encoded by the coding sequence ATGGCATCAGGTGTTGCTTTAATCATTGCGGCACTTTTGGATTACCTAATTGGAGATCCTTGGGGTTGGCCTCATCCAGTACAAGTGATGGGATGGGTAATTTCTCGTTTCACAAAATGTTCTCTGCAATTGTGTCATAATTCTGTAACACAGCGCCTAGCAGGAATTTCACTAGGCATTATTCTAATAATTGGTAGCGGTGGTATAGGCTGGTTAATAATTCAAAGTGCCAGATGGCTGCATCCACTGTTAGGAATTGCTTTAGAAAGCATTCTGTTAGCTAGTTGTTTTGCAGGCAGAAGTTTACGAGCAGCAGCAGTTGCTGTTTTACAACCTTTAACGGCAGGAAATCTGGAAGAGGCTCGTAAAACTTTAAGTAATTACGTCGGTCGAGATACACAAAATCTTTTAGAACCAGAAATTTTACGAGCTATTTTAGAAACAGTTACAGAAAATGCCACTGATGGAGTTATGGCTCCACTTTTTTATGCGATTGTTGGTGTCTTTATACCAGTTATCGGAGCAGCTCCCTTAGCTTTAGCATACAAAGCTAGCAGTACCTTAGATTCAATGGTGGGCTATCGAGAAGCACCTTATACTTATTTGGGATGGTTCAGTGCGCGTCTGGAAGATTATTTGACTTGGCTACCTTGTCGTTTAACAGTTATAACTCTGGCGCTTTTATCTCAGAAACCGTTATATGTTTGGCGGATTTGTCATCGGGATGCAGTTAGCGATCCTAGTCCCAATTCTGGCTGGAGCGAGTGCGCCTATGCTGCTATTTTGGGTGTGCAGATGGGAGGTATAAATTGGTATCGCGGAGTTGCTAAACATAAACCACTGCTAGGAGATGCTATTTATCCCATCACTCCTACTTCTATTCAAAATGCTTTGCAACTGACTCGATATTGCTTTTTACTATGGTTAGGGGTAGCGATCGCTATATTTTTAATACTCATAAACAGGTAA
- the pyrR gene encoding bifunctional pyr operon transcriptional regulator/uracil phosphoribosyltransferase PyrR: protein MATSAKVVEILSSEEIRRTLNRLASQIVERTRDLSQLVLLGIYTRGALLAELLARQIETLEGVAVSVGALDITFYRDDLDQIGLRTPAKSEIPFDLTGKTVVLVDDVIFKGRTIRAALNAVNEYGRPEVIRLAVLVDRGHRELPIHPDFIGKQLPTAKEEIVKVFLQDSDGRDAVELIGD from the coding sequence ATGGCTACGTCTGCCAAAGTAGTTGAAATTCTCTCATCAGAAGAAATCCGCCGTACCTTGAATCGCCTTGCTTCTCAAATTGTAGAAAGAACGCGTGATTTATCGCAACTAGTACTCCTCGGTATTTATACTAGGGGTGCGCTATTAGCCGAACTATTAGCACGTCAAATTGAGACGTTGGAAGGTGTAGCCGTGTCGGTCGGCGCTTTGGATATTACATTTTATCGAGATGACCTTGACCAAATTGGTTTACGGACTCCGGCGAAAAGTGAAATTCCTTTTGACCTTACAGGGAAAACGGTTGTTCTCGTAGATGATGTGATTTTTAAAGGACGGACGATTCGCGCTGCTTTGAATGCAGTAAACGAATACGGTAGACCAGAGGTGATTCGTTTAGCTGTGTTGGTAGACAGAGGACATCGAGAATTACCCATTCATCCAGATTTTATTGGCAAACAGTTGCCTACAGCTAAAGAAGAAATTGTCAAAGTCTTCTTACAGGATTCTGATGGACGAGATGCTGTCGAGTTGATTGGGGATTAA
- a CDS encoding Rrf2 family transcriptional regulator, whose protein sequence is MKLTTRGHYSVKALLDLTLQPKYGPVSVRAIANRQDIPAPYLEKLLIEMRRAGLVKSIRGSIGGYQLAREPAQISIGQILEAVGETITHLPQHTPLPAQTEDWVTFTLWQRLNQKLKEALYSITLADLYYDARSWQASLGEEASFVV, encoded by the coding sequence ATGAAACTAACTACCAGAGGACATTACAGTGTGAAGGCGTTGCTGGATTTAACTTTACAGCCAAAATATGGGCCTGTATCTGTAAGAGCGATCGCTAATCGTCAAGATATCCCAGCTCCCTATCTAGAAAAATTACTAATAGAAATGCGTCGTGCTGGGTTAGTGAAATCAATTCGTGGCAGCATCGGCGGCTATCAATTAGCAAGAGAACCAGCACAAATCTCTATAGGACAAATTTTAGAAGCAGTCGGTGAAACGATTACTCATTTACCTCAGCACACACCACTACCAGCACAAACTGAAGATTGGGTAACATTTACCCTTTGGCAGAGGCTCAACCAAAAACTTAAAGAAGCTTTGTACAGTATTACGTTGGCAGACCTTTATTATGATGCGCGTAGTTGGCAAGCTTCTCTTGGAGAAGAAGCTAGTTTTGTAGTTTAG